A region from the uncultured Draconibacterium sp. genome encodes:
- a CDS encoding metallophosphoesterase, producing MNIGILHLTDLHIKSSENFLLSRIDKIHDSVRIDILKLERIYFVITGDIVDKGIKSAYSQAKKFLFDLKNKLESINEKLIIKFIIVPGNHDCNFDYDNQLRRNSLNKMGYDTLGEDNSVIDLCLTVQNDFWEFYSEFNDLPLNKLFYQIHETWDNNSICFNCLNTSWMSKKKEEINLFFPVKRFDNHDELEKGKINISLFHHPIFWFTPNGLQNNRKELQSFLEDTSSIILYGHEHEEEHKKSIELWSNRETLYFSGKILQDSLNKESGFQLLLLDASNKKGQIKQFIWKDDIYVSLATKDIHLNGDRFGTKRFKNNIDFLDELNSIRIPISIENNPHLKLSDFYIFPDLERTEQNSSDIDSFYDSEKLISETSFSTCIIEGENQSGKTSLLSMLYRKFVENEKYPLLIDCKSFKTTEVDKVLKSAFFQQYSGEALDFERYLQYEQSKKIILLDNLQGLSFNSKTIKRIIEDLELRFGKVIIITNTLYGLLSKIEAEFEELAVFSLRPLGYRKRNKLIENYHRLSIPVSTITDEILLERTKHSFNQVELVLGNKLMPSYPIFVLSILQTMVYAKPTNYEQTSYGYCYHSLIHIALANKAKVDNEYIDTYFNFLSEFALHLYRTKQGIFTEQVLSNFFTDYQKEYHVAFSFDKLKEALLSSMLILIQDDEWKFSYEYIYYFLIARKLAELIGKEEGQSAIKYLCSNLHEEKNANILIFIAHHTKDDFLIQEATFTAMVPFEDIAPITLERHGHYYDMIKDIVKEISSDIIEASSNPVESRDKILESQDKIEKERSNHKNEINKIEENEGFTEFMTPFFQAYRALDIVGQIIKNRKGSIPANQLVDMIVELYNTAFRTISFFGKTILETKSDFIDSLAGKVEDGDTKLKIEKKVNSFFQYVSLQICLGVFGKVIHSVGQKDLKDLFIEAAKRIDTPAADIVTFSINSYYGKLSTGDVQKIAKKYENNRVAMKIIKARVKAYLYQNFVDYKKRQSFASSLKMQIGPPRR from the coding sequence ATGAACATAGGTATTTTACATTTAACTGACTTACACATAAAATCGAGTGAAAATTTTCTTTTATCAAGAATTGATAAGATTCATGATAGCGTAAGAATAGATATACTAAAACTTGAAAGAATTTATTTTGTAATTACTGGAGATATTGTTGATAAAGGAATAAAATCAGCATACTCCCAAGCAAAAAAATTTCTATTCGATTTAAAAAACAAACTGGAATCAATAAATGAAAAACTGATTATTAAGTTTATAATCGTTCCCGGAAATCATGATTGTAATTTTGACTACGATAACCAACTACGTAGAAATTCATTAAATAAAATGGGATATGATACACTGGGTGAAGATAACAGTGTTATTGATTTATGTTTGACAGTCCAAAATGATTTTTGGGAGTTTTATAGCGAGTTTAACGACTTGCCTTTAAACAAACTTTTTTATCAAATACATGAAACATGGGATAATAACAGTATTTGTTTTAATTGTTTAAATACTTCTTGGATGTCCAAGAAAAAAGAAGAAATCAATTTGTTTTTTCCCGTGAAAAGATTTGATAATCACGACGAATTAGAAAAGGGGAAAATAAATATTTCTTTATTTCATCATCCTATATTCTGGTTTACTCCAAATGGGTTACAAAATAATCGTAAAGAGTTACAAAGTTTTCTTGAAGACACCAGTTCTATTATACTTTACGGACATGAACACGAAGAAGAACATAAGAAATCCATTGAATTGTGGTCAAATAGGGAGACATTATATTTTTCTGGGAAGATTTTGCAGGATAGTTTAAACAAAGAATCTGGATTTCAACTTTTACTTCTTGATGCAAGTAACAAAAAAGGACAGATAAAACAATTTATCTGGAAAGACGATATTTACGTTTCATTAGCAACAAAAGATATACATCTAAATGGTGACCGTTTTGGAACTAAAAGATTTAAAAATAATATCGATTTTTTAGATGAATTGAATTCAATAAGAATTCCAATTTCAATTGAAAATAATCCCCATTTAAAATTGTCGGATTTCTATATTTTCCCTGACCTTGAAAGGACCGAACAAAACAGCAGTGATATAGATTCGTTTTATGATTCTGAAAAATTGATTTCAGAAACAAGTTTCTCCACTTGTATTATTGAAGGTGAAAATCAATCTGGAAAAACGAGTTTACTTTCAATGTTATATCGAAAATTTGTTGAAAATGAAAAATACCCATTATTAATAGATTGTAAATCCTTTAAAACTACTGAAGTCGACAAGGTTTTAAAGTCTGCATTTTTCCAACAATATAGTGGCGAGGCACTTGATTTTGAGAGATATCTGCAATATGAGCAATCAAAAAAAATCATTTTGCTTGATAATCTTCAAGGTTTATCTTTTAACTCAAAGACAATCAAACGAATTATTGAAGATTTAGAACTCCGTTTTGGCAAGGTAATAATAATAACAAATACACTTTATGGTCTATTATCCAAAATTGAGGCAGAGTTTGAAGAATTGGCAGTGTTTTCACTTAGACCTCTCGGTTACAGAAAGAGAAATAAACTAATCGAAAATTACCATAGACTAAGTATTCCTGTTTCGACCATTACTGATGAAATTCTGTTAGAAAGGACAAAACATTCATTCAATCAAGTGGAGTTAGTCTTAGGAAATAAATTAATGCCTTCGTATCCAATATTTGTTTTATCGATACTTCAAACGATGGTTTATGCGAAACCAACTAATTATGAACAAACATCATATGGATACTGCTATCACTCTTTAATTCATATTGCTCTTGCAAACAAAGCAAAGGTTGACAATGAATATATTGATACATATTTTAATTTTCTCTCGGAATTCGCACTACATCTATATAGGACTAAACAAGGAATTTTCACCGAACAAGTATTAAGCAATTTTTTCACTGACTACCAAAAAGAATACCACGTCGCTTTTTCATTTGACAAATTGAAAGAAGCACTTTTAAGCTCAATGCTAATTCTTATACAAGATGATGAATGGAAATTTTCGTATGAATACATATACTATTTTCTTATTGCACGTAAACTTGCTGAACTCATTGGCAAGGAGGAAGGGCAAAGTGCAATTAAATATTTATGTTCCAATTTACATGAAGAAAAGAATGCGAATATCCTGATATTCATCGCGCATCACACAAAAGATGATTTTTTGATTCAGGAAGCTACGTTTACAGCAATGGTTCCCTTCGAAGACATCGCACCGATTACACTGGAACGACACGGTCATTATTACGATATGATTAAAGATATTGTGAAAGAAATTAGTTCTGATATAATAGAGGCTTCAAGTAATCCAGTTGAATCCCGGGATAAAATATTAGAATCCCAAGATAAAATTGAAAAAGAAAGAAGTAATCACAAAAATGAGATTAATAAAATTGAAGAAAATGAGGGTTTTACTGAATTCATGACTCCTTTTTTTCAAGCATACAGAGCATTGGATATTGTTGGACAAATAATTAAAAATAGAAAAGGCTCTATCCCTGCCAATCAGCTTGTTGATATGATAGTTGAATTATACAATACTGCTTTTAGAACTATTAGTTTTTTCGGGAAAACAATACTTGAAACAAAGTCTGATTTTATAGATTCACTTGCAGGCAAAGTTGAAGATGGAGACACAAAACTAAAAATTGAAAAGAAAGTTAATAGTTTCTTTCAATATGTATCTCTTCAAATTTGTTTAGGTGTTTTTGGGAAAGTAATACATTCTGTGGGACAAAAAGATTTGAAAGATTTATTTATTGAAGCTGCAAAAAGAATAGATACACCTGCCGCAGATATTGTTACATTTAGTATCAATTCATATTATGGCAAGTTGTCAACTGGCGATGTACAAAAAATTGCCAAAAAGTATGAAAATAACCGTGTTGCTATGAAAATTATAAAAGCAAGAGTTAAAGCATACTTGTATCAAAACTTTGTTGATTACAAAAAAAGACAATCTTTCGCAAGTTCATTAAAAATGCAAATTGGACCTCCGCGAAGATAG